From the Wolbachia endosymbiont (group B) of Protocalliphora azurea genome, one window contains:
- the rplR gene encoding 50S ribosomal protein L18: protein MKRLYNFLSSYEKRKLRNRAKLDKSAGRLRISIFKSNKHFYVQLINDAKGTTLASASTLDDKIRNVCKGRVNAETIKQVSSLLIERLPSTKLQQRFVFDRGAYKYTGLISQFAEALRSSGFEF from the coding sequence ATGAAAAGATTGTATAATTTTTTAAGTAGCTATGAAAAAAGGAAACTTCGTAATAGAGCGAAGCTCGATAAGAGCGCTGGGCGTTTACGTATATCCATATTTAAGTCTAATAAACATTTCTATGTTCAGTTGATTAACGATGCAAAAGGAACAACCCTAGCTTCTGCTTCTACTTTGGATGATAAAATTAGGAATGTATGTAAAGGTAGGGTTAATGCTGAAACTATAAAACAGGTTTCTTCTTTATTGATTGAGCGTCTCCCTAGTACAAAATTGCAGCAGCGGTTCGTCTTTGATCGGGGGGCATATAAGTATACAGGATTGATTTCTCAATTTGCTGAAGCTTTAAGAAGCTCTGGATTTGAATTTTAG
- the rplO gene encoding 50S ribosomal protein L15 yields the protein MNDAVKLNSIFTKLSKKKKPKLLGRGIGCGKGKTSGRGHKGQKARSGVSINGFEGGQQSIYTRLPKRGFKPIRKNLYSIFNVGDVQCLMEAKKIVKDSIIDKELLHKLGFIRSVKSKIKLLNKGKLSEKFVFHVDFASEAAKRSVASVGGSVEILS from the coding sequence ATGAATGATGCTGTAAAATTAAATTCTATATTTACCAAATTATCTAAGAAAAAGAAGCCTAAATTATTAGGTAGAGGTATTGGTTGTGGTAAAGGTAAAACATCCGGTAGGGGGCATAAAGGGCAGAAAGCGAGAAGTGGCGTTTCTATAAATGGTTTTGAAGGTGGACAGCAGTCTATATATACTCGTTTACCTAAAAGAGGTTTTAAGCCTATACGCAAAAACTTATACTCTATATTTAATGTTGGGGATGTACAGTGCTTAATGGAAGCTAAAAAAATAGTCAAGGATTCTATCATAGATAAGGAGCTACTGCATAAGTTAGGTTTTATCAGATCTGTTAAAAGTAAAATCAAACTTCTTAATAAGGGTAAATTAAGCGAAAAATTTGTGTTTCATGTTGATTTTGCATCAGAAGCTGCAAAAAGATCTGTAGCTTCAGTTGGTGGTAGTGTAGAAATACTATCGTAA
- the rpsE gene encoding 30S ribosomal protein S5 produces the protein MAVKNLQNNNDLSELLVSVRRVTTVTKGGRRFSFSTLVVVGDGKGRVGCGIGKHAEVAEARVKALNAAKKSMIRVYLREGRTLHHDIKAKFCSGEIVLRAARAGTGIIAGGAMRSVFEVLGIKDVVAKSTRSNDPHNIICAVFKAFDVMLSPRQVAGKRGKKISEIVGNR, from the coding sequence ATGGCTGTAAAGAATTTACAAAATAATAATGATTTATCAGAACTTTTGGTTTCAGTCCGAAGGGTAACAACGGTTACTAAAGGTGGTAGAAGATTTTCATTTTCAACTTTGGTTGTTGTTGGTGATGGTAAGGGTAGGGTAGGATGTGGAATAGGTAAACACGCAGAGGTTGCTGAAGCAAGAGTGAAAGCTTTAAATGCTGCAAAGAAGTCGATGATTAGGGTGTACTTACGTGAAGGTAGAACTTTACATCATGATATTAAAGCTAAATTCTGTTCTGGTGAGATAGTTTTAAGAGCTGCAAGAGCTGGAACAGGTATTATTGCTGGTGGAGCAATGAGGTCGGTTTTTGAGGTATTAGGTATAAAGGATGTGGTAGCTAAGTCTACTAGATCAAATGATCCTCATAATATTATATGTGCAGTATTTAAGGCTTTTGATGTTATGTTATCTCCTCGCCAAGTGGCAGGTAAGAGGGGTAAAAAGATTAGTGAGATAGTTGGAAATAGGTAA